The DNA region ACCTGGGAAATATCAGGCGTAAAATCTGATGTTTCGGTTGTAGCTTCAGGCGCTTTGGAAGGTGAATCATTAGCCGACTTATTAGAGCAATACAAAGACGAGCTGGTTGGTAAAAAGGTTTATGACCACTTTGGCAATATCTTTCCTTTATTGGTGAAATTTATTGATGCTAATGATGATCTTTCGGTACAGGTGCACCCCGATGACAAGTTGGCCAAAGTACGCCATAACTCATTTGGTAAAACCGAAATGTGGTATATCATTGAGGCTGATCCGGGTTCGACATTGATTACCGGTTTTAACCAGGAAATGACCGAGCAAAAATATGTCGATGCTTTAAACAGCGGCCATATCATGGATATCCTTAACAAAGAGGATGCAGTAGCCGACGATGTTTTCTTTTTACCTGCGGGCAGGGTACATACTATTGGCAAAGGCTTATTGATTGCCGAAATTCAGCAAACATCTGATATCACTTACCGTATTTATGATTTTGACCGGATTGATGATAAAGGCAATAAACGCGAGTTACATACCGAAGAAGCCCTTGCCGCGATTGATTATAAGCATTATCCCGAATATAAAACCCAATACGCGCCTAAAAAGAACGAAACTGTAAAGCTGGTTACCTGCCCTTATTTTACTACCAATGTGCTCGATTTTGATGAAAGTACATCGAAAGACTACTCTGCACTTGATTCATTTGTGATCCATGTTTGTGTTGAAGGCGGTTATACTGTAAAATATAACAACCAGGCGTACGCGGTTAAAATGGGCGAATGTATCCTGTTACCAAAAAGCATCGATAAAGTTGAGCTGGAAACAACGGGCGGTTTTAAAATACTGGAAAGCTATATTGAATAGTTTCGATATTAAGTATGGAGCTTTATTAAGCTCCATACTTAATGCCTACTGTGGTACGTTATCAAAAACTTCTTTTAACTGATTTATTCTTACAGGTTTGAACAGATAGTCAGAAACCTCAGAAATATTTTTAGCCCGGTGGATATCGTTAAGATCAACTGACGAACTCACGATATAAACAGCGATCTTTTTCCCCGTTTGGGGTTTTATTTTCGCAAACTCATGCATAAACTCCCATCCATCCATAACCGGCATATTAATATCCAGTAATATCACATCGGGTAAGTTATGATCTTCGTTTGCTTTTTTCAATGCGTAAATGGCTTCTTCTCCATTTACAAAATGGCTTAATTGGGTATTCAGCTCCTTTATGCTTATTAATTTTTTTAGGCCGTAAACGTAAATACTGTCATCATCCACAATCCAGGTGTTAGCTGGACTTCGCTCTGCAATCATCTCTTGGTAATTTAATTATACCAATCTGATAGTAAATTTTGTGCCAACGTTTACCGTGCTGTCAACTTTAATGCTTCCGCCTAATGCTTCAATCTGGTTACGGGTTATAAATAAGCCAATGCCTTTGGCATCCGTATTTTGATGAAATGTTTTGTACATGCCAAAAATCTTATCGCCATAACGGTCAAGATCAATACCAAGGCCATTATCTTCAAAAATGAGATAAATATGTTTTCCTTCTGTTAAGGTATAGCATTTTATAATGGGCTGCCTGTCGGGGTGACTGTATTTTAAGGAGTTGGTAAGCAGGTTTTGTAAAATACTTTCCATGTAAGCCGGTATATAACTGATCTCGCGGCATTGCTTAAAGTCACCTTCAATATGGGCATTTATGGCCTCAATGTTATTTTTTAATGCTGAGCAAATGTTTTTGAACATTGGCTCCAATTCAACCATCTTCTGCTCCTTGGTAATTTCGGTTTGAATCTTAACTATTTCGTTGATGTGTTCGATGGTTAGGTCCAGGCTGTCGCTGATAGTTTTAATATGCGAAAAGATCTCCTCCCGTTCTTCAGTTGTTTCGGTTTGTTCAAACAGGTTTACCATAAATTGAAGATTGCCCGTATGCGAACGAAGATTATGTGAAACAATGTACGCGAAGTTTTGCAGGCGGCGGTTTTGGTCGGTCAGTAAATTTATCGACTGTTCAAGTTTCAGCAACTTTCTTTTTTCACTGTCAATATCCTGAATAACCCCTTTAACAGATGTGCATTTACCCAGGTGATCAATCACAGGTACAGCCTTTACTTTTAACCATAACATATTGTTTTTGGCCGAACGTAAAAGCAGTTCAATATCAAAAGGCTTGCTATCTTGAACGGTATGGTTAATAGCATTTTGTAAAACAGGCCGGTACGGAGGCTCAAAAAAACTAATAAACTCTTCAACGCTGAGTTTTAAATGATTTTGAAGATCAAATAAATCATATACCTGTTTTGACAGCACAATGGCGTTGATATTTTGAGGATCAATTTCCCAAATGCCTAATCGTGCTGTTTTAAAGGCATCATCATTAGTGATTTGGTTATGTGCCGATAATAGGTCATCTTGTTTGTAACGGTTGATGTTTACAAGCGAACCGTAAACTATACTGCCATGCTCGTCGTCCAGTTTTCTGATAGTGGTTTGAAACCACAGGTATCCGTTTTTTTTTGTTAAAAAACGTAATTGAAGCGGCGGTGTGTCTTCCGTTATCCTGTTGTTAATGGCGTTGAAAAAAAACGCTTTATCGCCGTGGTAAAGCAAATGTTCAAAAAAAGTATAAGCATCACATTCAATTTCATTGACTTGATAACCTAACAGCGTATAGAAGCCTGTTGACCATTTTACTTCCCTTGTATTGAAATTGTACTTCCAGATCCCCGTATCCAGATCATTGATCAAAGGGGTAAGATGTACATCATCGCCGGAAAGTTTACCCTTTTCAAAAAAACTCATATCAACAATCTGTTCACTAATTCAATTTGTTTTTGACACTTGCTTATGATTAAAACATGTGCCATGATTTGAAGTTTTTATAATTTACAATCATTAGTTGTGTGGCCGTGGCTTCTTTTCAATCATTATTCCACATTTGCCCTGCTTCAAATATAATATTTTTGATACTTTATAATGTATTCTTTTACTGGTATTTACGGTTTTAAGAATATCTGGCCATATCTACTCCTAATTGAAGTAATATTTTACAAAAATATGCTCAGGCTTCATTTTTGTGTTGAAAAAAATGAAGGTATCCTTCATAAAATAGTTTGATGTAATTTAATTGTAAAAAATAGCGGGCACTAAGTTAATAAATATGAGTGAACTATTATTGGATATTATAATGTCCTATTTTACAGGCAATTTACCAGCGTTTAACTGTATGGAAAAATATTAAATCCTTATTTGCTTATTAGTTCATCAAGCGCGTTTTTTGCAATCCATTTGGCCGATTTGCTGGGCTGACTATATATATTTCGTGCAGTGTTAATGGCTTTAACTTTTAATATATTATTCCGTTTACCTATTTGGCGCAAAGCCCAGTTAATAGCTTTTTTAACAAAGTTCCGGTTATCCCAGGCTTCCCGCTCCATAATAGGAAACAGGTTTGTAAATATTTCGTCGGGCGCCGTTTTATTATGAACTGCATATTCGGCCATTAAAACGAAACCGGCACGTTTTACAAATTCCCGCTCATGGGCACCATATTCAACAGCTTTATTAATGGCGAATGGGGTGCGGTCAAAAAGATTACCGCAAACCTGGTCGCAAATATCCCATGAATAAAAGTCGCCGGTCCACCTGTCCATTAGTTCGGGGGTAACCTGTTTAGGATCGGCTATCATGGAGGCCAGCAACCGGGCTTCATGTATTTGCGTATCCCAAAGTGCCAATGCCAGCTCATGATCTTTTTTAATGACCTTCGCCAGTTTACGGATCTCCGGCAATTTTACACCCAAAGCTTGTGAGCTATCAATACCAAAACGGGCCATCCCTTTTAGGTACGCAGCATCAGCTTTTTCTTTAAGCTGTTCAATTATAAATGGTACGGCATCCATTTAATTGGTCATGCTTTTCTTTTGGAGGGTATTGTGAATAGGCACAACCTGCATCAGTGCCGCGCTGCAATAAAAAGGATGAAGCTCCATAACTAAAGCTCCCGCTTTGATGGCCGGATCGGTTTCAGTAAGTTTTTGAGCTTCTTCTACGGTTTCAACATTAAAAATAAAAATCCCCCTTAAAGGCTGGTTATCTAAAAATGGGCCGGCAACAACCAGCTTACCCTCAGCGGCAAGCCGGCCAATGTTTTTAAGGTGCGCCATCTGCAGCTGCATATTAGCCGTCGAATCTTTGAGTTGTGTTGGTCCTTCTTTCAGGAAAGCCATTACGTACTTTTTCATGCCGTAATCATCCGCACCCAGCTTTTTAGCAAGTGCAGCATCATAAACGGGTTTGGAGGCGGGAATATTTTGAGCAACGCAATTAAGGCTTAGTGCTACGGAGGCAATGATGAGTAAAGCTTTTTTCATGGACTTAGGGGTTATGTAATTGAATATAAAATCAGCTAACTGCCGGGCTTTTTTCTCGGATTTTGTCTATTGTCGAAAAACGTGATCAGGATTATTTTGTCTTCTTCAATTCTATAGAATAACGTATTATGTTTGGTTATAACAAAACCCCGTATTTGCTTTTCTTTGTTTTCTAAAGTCCCCATCTCGGGATAATTAGCTATGAGTTCAATTATTTTGTAGGTATTGACAACGAAGTGCTTTGTTACGTTTTCACCCCATTCCTGTTCTAAATATGCTATAATGGAATTAAACTTATCGCTGGCTTTGCGATTCCAGATTATTGCTTTAGCCATTTTTCATGCATGTGCTTTACCTGTTCGTGAGATAAAAGGTTTGTATTGTCAAAACTTTCGTTATAAGCTATCAATAATTCCTGCTTCTCGGCTTCGTTCAAATTGTTCCACAGGTGGCCGGTTTGATTAGCATTTAATTGCTGAATTAACTGATAATAGCTTTTCAATAATTGTTCATCATCAATCGTATCTATCAAATGATGAAAGTTTTCCTTAATGTTCATGGCCGGCCTTTTATAATGTCAAATTACTAATTTAATCCTTAACAACAAAGCCGGACAATGCCCGGCTCCAAATCATAATTTCAATATTAAAAATCCGAAATCGAAATTCCGAAATTCGAAATCAAAGATTTCCCCTTGCTTCCTGTTCACGTTCAATGGCCTCAAATAGGGCTTTAAAATTACCGGCACCGAATGATTTGGCACCCTTGCGCTGAATAATTTCAAAGAACAGGGTTGGCCGGTCTTCAACAGGTTTAGTAAAAATCTGCAACAGGTATCCTTCGTCATCGCGATCGACCAAAATACCTAAGCGTTTTAATGGCTCAAGGTCTTCATCAATATGGCCAACGCGGTCGATCAGGTCATCATAATAGGTTGAAGGAACAGTTAAGAACTCAACGCCACGATTCTGCAGCTCGGTAACGGTGGCTACAATATCATGCGTTGCAAGGGCCAGGTGCTGTACACCTTCATCCTCATAAAATTCAAGGTATTCTTCAATCTGCGATTTCTTTTTACCTTCGGCAGGTTCATTGATCGGGAATTTTACATAGCCGTTCCCGTTGCTCATCACCTTGCTCATCAAAGCCGAATACTCGGTCGAGATCATTTTATCATCAAAGGTGAGGATATTGCGGAAACCTAAAACCTCCTCATAAAAGTTAACCCATTCGTTCATTTTATGCCAGCCTACGTTGCCCACGCAATGGTCAACATACAGCAAACCGGTATCTGCCGGATTGTAATTATTTTCCAGCTTTTGATATCCCGGTAAAAACAAACCCTTATAATTTTTACGTTCAATGAACATATGCACGGTTTCGCCATAAAGCTTAATGCCGCTGGTGCGTACCTCGCCATTTTCGTCAGTTAGGGTTTGCGGTTGCTGATAAGGTTCGGCACCTCGTTTAATGGTTTGCTCAAAGGCATCGTAGGCGTCATCAACCCAAAGGGCTAATACTTTTACGCCATCGCCATGTTTTTTAACATGATCGGCAATGGGATGCTCAGAGTGCAGGGGAGTGGTAAGCACAATCCTGATCTTGCCTTGTTGTAATACGTATGATGCCCTGTCGCGCACACCGGTTTCGGGCCCGGCGTAAGCCAGGTTTTGAAAACCGAATGCGCTTTTATAGTAATGGGCCGCCTGTTTGGCATTGCCTACATAAAATTCAACGTAATCCGTACCATTAAGGGGGAGGAAATCAGCAGCCCCCTCTAAATCTCCCCCGGTAGGGGAGACTTTTTTATCTAAAGTTTGTGTGTGCATTTTAATTAGTGATTTAGTGAGTTAATGATTAGTGATTTTGGCATTACGGCTAATAGCCTTTCAGCTTTTACCTTTCGCCTTTAACCTCACATCTGCCAGCTTTTATAATAATTTTCATCCTCTATCCTGATGGCATCCTCCGTGAGCATCAGCGGCCTGAATGGGTCGATCATCACCGCCAGTTCATCTGTTGATTCTTTGCCTATTGATTTTTCGACCGAGCCGGGATGCGGGCCATGAGGGATGCCGCCCGGGTGCAGGGTGATTTGCCCTTTCACTACGCTTTTGCGGCTCATGAAATCGCCATCTACATAGTACAAAACCTCGTCACTGTCTACATTGCTGTGGTTATAAGGTGCAGGGATAGACAGCGGGTGATAGTCAAACTTGCGGGGCACAAATGAGCATATTACAAAGTTGTTGCCTTCAAAGGTTTGATGTA from Mucilaginibacter sp. SJ includes:
- a CDS encoding type I phosphomannose isomerase catalytic subunit, translating into MPALYPLKFKTIYKDKIWGGQKIKTYLHKDFGSLPNCGETWEISGVKSDVSVVASGALEGESLADLLEQYKDELVGKKVYDHFGNIFPLLVKFIDANDDLSVQVHPDDKLAKVRHNSFGKTEMWYIIEADPGSTLITGFNQEMTEQKYVDALNSGHIMDILNKEDAVADDVFFLPAGRVHTIGKGLLIAEIQQTSDITYRIYDFDRIDDKGNKRELHTEEALAAIDYKHYPEYKTQYAPKKNETVKLVTCPYFTTNVLDFDESTSKDYSALDSFVIHVCVEGGYTVKYNNQAYAVKMGECILLPKSIDKVELETTGGFKILESYIE
- a CDS encoding response regulator; translation: MIAERSPANTWIVDDDSIYVYGLKKLISIKELNTQLSHFVNGEEAIYALKKANEDHNLPDVILLDINMPVMDGWEFMHEFAKIKPQTGKKIAVYIVSSSVDLNDIHRAKNISEVSDYLFKPVRINQLKEVFDNVPQ
- a CDS encoding PAS domain-containing sensor histidine kinase; amino-acid sequence: MSFFEKGKLSGDDVHLTPLINDLDTGIWKYNFNTREVKWSTGFYTLLGYQVNEIECDAYTFFEHLLYHGDKAFFFNAINNRITEDTPPLQLRFLTKKNGYLWFQTTIRKLDDEHGSIVYGSLVNINRYKQDDLLSAHNQITNDDAFKTARLGIWEIDPQNINAIVLSKQVYDLFDLQNHLKLSVEEFISFFEPPYRPVLQNAINHTVQDSKPFDIELLLRSAKNNMLWLKVKAVPVIDHLGKCTSVKGVIQDIDSEKRKLLKLEQSINLLTDQNRRLQNFAYIVSHNLRSHTGNLQFMVNLFEQTETTEEREEIFSHIKTISDSLDLTIEHINEIVKIQTEITKEQKMVELEPMFKNICSALKNNIEAINAHIEGDFKQCREISYIPAYMESILQNLLTNSLKYSHPDRQPIIKCYTLTEGKHIYLIFEDNGLGIDLDRYGDKIFGMYKTFHQNTDAKGIGLFITRNQIEALGGSIKVDSTVNVGTKFTIRLV
- a CDS encoding DNA alkylation repair protein, whose product is MDAVPFIIEQLKEKADAAYLKGMARFGIDSSQALGVKLPEIRKLAKVIKKDHELALALWDTQIHEARLLASMIADPKQVTPELMDRWTGDFYSWDICDQVCGNLFDRTPFAINKAVEYGAHEREFVKRAGFVLMAEYAVHNKTAPDEIFTNLFPIMEREAWDNRNFVKKAINWALRQIGKRNNILKVKAINTARNIYSQPSKSAKWIAKNALDELISK
- a CDS encoding YciI family protein, giving the protein MKKALLIIASVALSLNCVAQNIPASKPVYDAALAKKLGADDYGMKKYVMAFLKEGPTQLKDSTANMQLQMAHLKNIGRLAAEGKLVVAGPFLDNQPLRGIFIFNVETVEEAQKLTETDPAIKAGALVMELHPFYCSAALMQVVPIHNTLQKKSMTN
- a CDS encoding type II toxin-antitoxin system RelE/ParE family toxin, with the translated sequence MAKAIIWNRKASDKFNSIIAYLEQEWGENVTKHFVVNTYKIIELIANYPEMGTLENKEKQIRGFVITKHNTLFYRIEEDKIILITFFDNRQNPRKKPGS
- the hppD gene encoding 4-hydroxyphenylpyruvate dioxygenase; its protein translation is MHTQTLDKKVSPTGGDLEGAADFLPLNGTDYVEFYVGNAKQAAHYYKSAFGFQNLAYAGPETGVRDRASYVLQQGKIRIVLTTPLHSEHPIADHVKKHGDGVKVLALWVDDAYDAFEQTIKRGAEPYQQPQTLTDENGEVRTSGIKLYGETVHMFIERKNYKGLFLPGYQKLENNYNPADTGLLYVDHCVGNVGWHKMNEWVNFYEEVLGFRNILTFDDKMISTEYSALMSKVMSNGNGYVKFPINEPAEGKKKSQIEEYLEFYEDEGVQHLALATHDIVATVTELQNRGVEFLTVPSTYYDDLIDRVGHIDEDLEPLKRLGILVDRDDEGYLLQIFTKPVEDRPTLFFEIIQRKGAKSFGAGNFKALFEAIEREQEARGNL